TCCCAGATGGAGTAAAGGCTTAAGGCGGCGAAGATCCCGACCACGCCGAGCAAAATAAGCCACTGTTGCGGCGTCAGATCAACGTTCATAATGGTGTTCCCTTTTGGAGTTGCGGAGCAGGAGCCAAAGCCCCAGGCAGAAAAACAGGATAGCCATGACTTGTGTAAGACTTATCGGTCCCACTGCTCCCCGGTGGTCGTTGCGGAAAAATTCGATGATGAACCGAAGAACAGGGTAGCAGACCAGGTAGACGCCCAGACGTTGCCCCGGCATCTTGAGAGGGCGGCGGAACAGAACGAGGAGAAGGAAACAAAACAGGGAGGCCAGGGCATGGTAGATTTGAGTCGGGTGGAGGGCTATCCCTGTGGGGGCCAGGCTGTTTGGAGCGTTGAAGACGATGCTCCAGGGCAGTTCCGTGGGTTTGCCGTAGCAGCAACCCGCACCGAGGCAGCCAAGCCGTCCGATGGCCTGGCCCAAGGCGATGGCCGGGGCGGCGGCGTCGCACCAACGCAGGGGGGATTGTCCTTTGCGTTGAACCACAAAC
The sequence above is drawn from the Paucidesulfovibrio gracilis DSM 16080 genome and encodes:
- the lgt gene encoding prolipoprotein diacylglyceryl transferase yields the protein MHPILIELGPLTIHTYGLFVALAFLISIWWGQREARLAGLDASLVPDLALAICFSAILGARLVYVIIEFPFFLENPLHAFMFWRGGLVFSGGLALAIVVGWFVVQRKGQSPLRWCDAAAPAIALGQAIGRLGCLGAGCCYGKPTELPWSIVFNAPNSLAPTGIALHPTQIYHALASLFCFLLLVLFRRPLKMPGQRLGVYLVCYPVLRFIIEFFRNDHRGAVGPISLTQVMAILFFCLGLWLLLRNSKREHHYER